The following DNA comes from Sorex araneus isolate mSorAra2 chromosome 5, mSorAra2.pri, whole genome shotgun sequence.
GCACTCAGGAGTGAATGGTGCCTATGGTTGTCTTCTGCTGGATTAAGAAAGGTTGACAATGTATAGCAACTCATCACCACAAATTGACTTTCAGGTGATGTATTTTATGAGACTTTTGTTTGCCATTCTTTTAAGAGTTTTTTGAGCAagtcatatgaaaaaaatgtgttatatgCCTGTCAAGGGATATAAAAGAAATGGATTTATGACAAGGAAGATAGGATGATTACTGCAATCAGAtccaaagtataaaataaaatttaatgcgaTGTATTTAAGATGCCAGAGTTGAGGACTTAGTTAACGTAAACAAGAATAGGCAGGGCACAGTActgtattaaataatttgaatttctttttttacagaGGTTAAAATCATATCGCAATCAGTTACCACAAACtgacttttgttattttattttctgataattccatttgccatttctttgagTTGTGTTGGTGCAAGtcgtatgaaataaattttaaatgcttgcaaagggggcaggctgggggtgtcagggaacctgggacactggtgggaggaaggggacgttggtggtgggaggaaggggacgttggtggtgggaggaaggggacgttggtgctgggattggtgttggagcatcaCATGCCTGAAACAGTgagattgtgaacaactttgttaatcatggtgtcttaataaaaactaAAGGTAATTCCAAGAGattagtttaaaaatttaaaaaataatttgaaaattaaccCATTTGTTAGAATTTGATTataatcatcttaaatttatttccacATCCAAAATCTCCAAGTAGATGGCATCAGAATTTGGACCGAGCTCGGTAATTGAGTCCTTTGAGCTCATGTGGCAGTACGTTTCATCTTAAATCGAAGCTGCTGTAATCTGTTTCTAAGATCGCCCGTTAAGGATTTACGACCAAGTTATTAAGCCACAGAAACTTGGGTTGCGTTTAATGTTGAATTTATTGGCTTTTTAATTTGCTGCAGTTCATTTGGGGCTCACTGAATCTGTTTTTTGGATGGATCAGCATTTTTGGTTGACTTGATCAAGTGTAgcgttttgttttgagttttccagcaaattcttcttttctcctccagtTTAGCTTTGGCTTTGGGCTTGTTGTAATTGCCATTTAGGTTATTTTCCTGGAATTTATAATTCCACCACCAGCCTCCTAAGGAAGGTCATAGAGACACATTTATTCCAACAAGTATATCCCCATATATAAATAAGACAGTGTTACAGATTCTTGTAGGCCAGTAATCTGCGTAAAGTTTCCTtagatatttaagaaaatatctaAGGAAGACTAGAAATAAAGTACTTTTCTAGAACCAAATTAACTTGCAGGTTAAGAGACTTTTTaacctattaaaatatttatttagaaatccAGATTTTTAAAGTTAACACTGTTAGTATTAGCTAATACTCTAGGTAGATATTTTGAAGATAGGAAAGTAAAGCAGTGATTCTAGGAACTGAGTAACTTTCAGTGCAGCTGAAGTATCCTTTCACTCTGTGATCCCAAGTGGAAAACATCAAATCATTGTGTTCTGGAAGGGCCCTGGGCACATTGCCAGTAATCTCAGCCAGGTTTAACCTGTAGTTAGTTTCATGATTGCCCAAGTGGAAGGAATATTCGAGGAGATGCTTGTTATCTTTCCAGTCTTCTAGCTGAATTTGTAAAATGTAAATAGATTGCTTTACTATGGAGTATATCTTCTCTAGACCCAACCAAAATTCtcctgaaaataaaagtaaaaatttgtgGATTGGTAACTGCAGATTAGACACCcaactgttttattttaagtCGTTTTAAAATTGTTATCTGTAAATGAGTTATTTCATCTCAAATTCCATAGTTATTTTAGAGGCTCTTAAAAGTATTTCTTTGTAAATCAGTAtatcttgtaggataacattagtttgtcctttctccctggccacagggagctgaggtttattggcgtacacccatcacagtgctcctgaggcactcccgtttctctctgtttatctgtaacctctttgtgctctgcttccccaaccggttTGTCACCTTTACCCCCAGAGCAGTGCCTGTGACTTGCagagtcaaattcctcagaaatctctggatttgtatttataagtgaaatttgcctttctctttcccttgtgtcctttgcatagtttactttagagcaatgtccttactgtatagacacaggaagacagttactgctgtgcttttgtaacttgggagttagttgactctgaataatactcattcctgggcatctctcatattttctcaacttaagcctcggttgcccttagttcctcgcaccccaaaaggagggtcccgacgagggactggatggacccagggcaagctgtgaaccaccctggcatcgaaatgggccaggccaaaggccATAATACTTAGCTAtgagttaagaacatggtcatggacaaattctgtcatgatccaaagagaaacaactggacaaggaccctgcgtGGGGCTAGGAAGgactcatctggcctgagcactgtagtctgggatctatagcaagatattcccaggagagccaccttaaAGCTCACTGTATCTCTACTGTGTCCATATATAATGACTAATATTGTTAAGAAGtggaattaagatgaatgtttgaaTGGTTTTTGGACTACGGAAAGGAGAATCGCTCCCCTAGATGAAATTCCATCCTTGAAGGGATCTTTGTCCTAGAAGAGCTTCccgggaaggaagagaagggcttCCCGTGTGCTGATTGTGCTGTCTGACCTCGGTGTAGTTACCACCCCCAGTGCTTGAGATTGGGGTCGAGGCTAAGGCGGCAAGATGGAGCACAGGGAGAGGAGCATGGGGGGCCGGAGGAACACAGGAGTGGGTGGGTAAGACCGGAAGCAGGCAGAGGGAGACGAGATTGGAGTAAATGACAGCTGGTCACCAACCAGCCCGGTGGCCCTGTTCCTCCCTCGTGTGTCTGTTGGCGGCAGCTGTCGGCTGTGGTAGGGAGGCGGCTCATGGCCACTGAGTGCACATGGCGGGAGAGAGACCACACCACCGcttatttgtttactttgtgATTACAGATACCTTGTTGCGGTCCTGCTGTGCACAGCACTGTGTGTGTTTTAGAAATGTTTCACACCTTCAAACTTATATTATTGCATCATGCCGACCTCCAAAGTGAGATACCTGTTGGGGTGGGAGATACCCTGGTGTGGTCTTCAGCACCGCATATGttacctgagcacctccaggagtgacctttgagccccgagccaggcgtaagccccgagcactgccgggtgaggccTAAACCTTGCCCCTGACCCCAAGCCCCCACAAATTTTTACAGATAAAAATACTGACAATATTAATCGGCCTATCTAAAGTCTtaactgtctttttaaaaatgtatactttGAGACTATGcttgtataaaatatattgtcactgtcatcccattgctcatccatatgctcgagcgggcaccagtaatgtctccattgtgagacttgttactgtttttggcatatcgaatacgccacggggagcttgccaggctctgccatgcgggcgcgatactctcggtagcttgccgggctctccgagagggatggaggaatcgaacacgggttggccacgtgcaaggcgaacgccctaccactgtgctatcgctccagcccgtaacATATATTACGCTAATTatatgtggtttttgtttgtttttgatttgggggccacacccagcagtgctcagggactctacGCAGCTGTGTTCTGGGGGATttgcccttggcagtgctcagtggatgaACTGTGTGGTTCCAGGGTTTGCacttaggcctcctgcatgcaaagcgtcaCGCAGCCCATCgagctgtctctcaggcccccgTAATACATTTCTTCAGGTGTGGGCACGAGTAGCTCatcatttcttgttccttttgtgATCCGGCTTTTCTATCAGCTGCACGTCGTGCTCccagatgagtagataaaaatcatgtgtctggagagagagtactgcaGGGAGGGCCCTCGCCTGGTACACGCCGGGCCTGGATTCTAACCTTGGCACCACTTCCGGGCCCCTCACCCAGCCAGGActatccctgagtccagagtcaggagtaagccctgagtacagcagggtgGTCCCAAGCTGAATAGCAATAGCAATAAAAATGTCGTGAGTTTATTAagtatagatttatttttctatatttgctctgtttatttttatgtaggaaaaaaagtaaatttggaTAAACATTTTGAATTAAGCTGCAtaattcatgactttttttttttctctgacttaAAGTTTGTAATTTGCGGGCTGGAGCAGAGGTAACAGCAGGCAggacatgccttgcacacggccagtgCTACCTGGGGCCCCGTGCCTGCCCCgagccaggataaaccctgagcaccactgggaagtagcccccaaacaaataattttttgtttgtttcaaaagaattgaaaacaaataGTCATATATCTCTCTAATAATCACAATTATTTTTACATAAGGAAAAACATCCAAATTGTCTTATAGGTATTGAACTCGTGGGTGACTTCATTTTAAGGATTGCAAGCACAGATGGTTTACAGATATTAATAAATGAGTAGTCTGGACCTCCCAGCCTTCTAAGATACCTTTTGGGTGTCTTAGAAGATTTGGTTACTAAATGCAGCACTACTGAGTATACACTTTTGGTGATAGACTGACTGGTATTCTGAGTGAACAAATTTATAAGGATTAGATATGCTCTCTTTCCACAGTTGACGTAGTTTGGGGgagagtgtttgggccacacttagtggctacttctggttgtgcttgggccttccccagcagtgccagggagcaaaacagggtcagctacatgcaaggcctgaGCTTTAATTCCAGTACTATCTCGCTCACACCCTTATTTGatataataatgtattttttaaaacttcataaaTAAGTACTTGTACATTATTCATGAATGCTTATAGTAGAATTTTTGGACCGTCTGCCTTTTTTCAGATTTTACTTACTATGTTTATTTTGGGAGCAGAATAATTTTCATGCGTTTTGACCAAACATTCCATGGGGTGCATCTATAATGTTTAAATAATTGAGTCTGGACATTTTTATATGAATCATTTCATGGCTTCTTTGCCTCTTCCAGCTTCcaaataactaaagaaaatttGGCTAAGAAAGTAGATGGTTTCTTAATAGTTTACTCATGGCATCTGCCCTATCAAAGTACATAGCActtaattagaatttttaattttactttaataattataattatgataATTATAAGTCATCAAATTAAATTGTGATAGGTATAATTAAGAAAAGACATTTAGATGTGGTAAGTGGTAAGTATAAGAATACTTAGAATAGAAATTGCTAACCAGCATACAATTATTTGTAAGTTCTGTGAAGGGCACGATTgttcctctttcatttttccaTTCCTAATGCCTAGTCcatgaagaatgaatgaatgaatgaatgaatgaagtcattTTACCATCAAGCTTCCCCAAACCATATTGGTAGTTTTTCCAAGTTTCACTGAAATTTTGTGATCCGTCTATTAGATGCTTAAGTAGAGTCCATGAACTACCTAAATATAATGCGTGATGTTCTATATTAGTAGACTTATATAGCTATTgcaaaatactgtttttattcatttattaattttggtttgaCTTTTTTCATCTTTCGTAATAATTCACAGTAATCCCCAGGCAAagggcctgggctggggtgtCCACGGGGTGGGATTACTGTGCCCCCTCGTCCTGTAAAGAAAGAACGCAGTAAAGAACACAGCCTGTGGTGAGCACTGGGTGGCCTGGCTTGACTCCAGTTGGTGGTTATGAAAGGTCATTATTAATGTTGGCATGCTACTAGTTATCATTCCAAGGTCTTAAAGGCAGCTTATCTTTTTATCAATAAACTTTTGGAAGtatttgcttcattttattttatggaaaaacaACATTGTAtgaatacacaaatatatatgcaagCAAGACAATTATAAATAACATCTGTATAACTACTCATGTAAACTTCATCTTGTAGGTTTTCTAAATAGATAGGATTAGTCTTGCTAGTGGTGATCTGAGCTTAATACTGTCCGTGTCCTTCGTAGGTTAGTTTCAGCTGCTGTAACTTTACGGTAGACATGaaaagcttgagagtttctgggTCTAATGGAGTAAATACCACTTATGTGTTTTCCTCTTTTATAAATGGTGGTGCAATCAACAGGAATCTCTATAATCAATGAAATGTTATTAAATTAGACAAAGTAAATGATTGTTACCTTTAGGGCTTGAGATTTAATGGAATTTGTCCAAAGCATTTTTATACTAGGGCATCACTGCGTGACATGTtacataaataatatagaaatggctattaaactgatttttaaaaagaaaataggtgaaatgagaattttaaaaacattaagttttgtaagtgtaggaaaaatataaaatactacgCATGAGACATTAGTGTGTAGTATGTAACTGGTAGTCAAGATATAGGTGGagtaatcagaatttttttttttccctgtatgAGTTGCAggaaaatacatgtttttaaatatgtaattctGTAGACGTTTGGGAAGGGAAACgtagttttccttctttattatttccttattaaaCCTTTCCAAACAAGGAAAGTAAAGAGGGACATGAAAATCTTTCCATTTATATTCAACAGTTCATTGATGTTTTTGCCCTATAAGTACTTGTGTGCAAACATGCCTTTTCCCATGCTATTGGACAGTAATCTGCAAACACCTTGACTCTTAACCCCTTAGATATTTTTACATGCATCTCTTAAATGTGAAATTATCTTATATTACCACATCAATATTGCCTTTACATATTCAAGAAAACCACTAATACGATCAAGTCTTAAACAGTGTTTGGATGATGTGATATTAGGGGTTCCTACCTCTGTGTAATGAAAAATCCATGTATAACACATGTATAACtctgactccccctcccccctacttACATAGCATGGTCTGTCTGCACAGCTGAGAGGCTGATTGCTTTCGGGATACCAGAGTTTGTAGATGCTCAAGTTCCTAATAATGGACACTCCCTGTCCTCATCTTCCCATCTGTGGATTCAACCTATATGAATCCTCATTATTTGAATCTGTAAGCACGGAATCTACAGATACTTAGGGCCAAGTGTATTTACAGAGAGAAGCACACGATACTAGTGGACCCGTGCAGTTCAAACGCACGTAGTTCAGAGATCAACTCTAACTCTATGTTACCTGATATCAGGTCCATATTTATATTGGATTGTCCCTGATTGTCTTATGAATGAGCAGGTTTtatagggtagcactgtagcactgttgtcccgttgttcatcgatttgcttgaacgggcaccagtaatgtctccattgtgagacttgtcgttactgtttttggtatattgaatacgccatgggtagcttgccaggctctgccacataggcaagataccaagagtattcatgttggcaggatactctcagtatcttgccgggctctctgagagggatggaggaattgaacccaggtcggtcacgcgcaaggcaaatgccctacccgctgtgcgatcgctccagtccttcatagggtattagaaaataaattccaGAATTCAGTTTAGTCCAACACAATGCATTTGGTCAATCTGTTTAGAAAAGACTTTGAATATgggttttcttttaaaactttttattaagacaccatgatttacaaagttattgagatgAATTTTAGACACACAGTGTCCCAACTTCTTCAAATTCccatcctcttccctccaccaatgtccccaggttccctcccaacccccagcctgcctttttgacaggcactttttccAACTTGGGTCCTGTCGTTTGGATTTCGGGCTTTGGGTTTTGTTGGTTCCTTtggtttcagttttgttggttgCTCAGGGGCCCCAGCCTCTGCGGTGATGTAGTTGGTCACGGCTCTTGCTAAATcctaggcaagcaccttcacctttgtaccctctctccagcctttcGAATGAGTATTTTTGATGGCAGTGCTAGACGTTGAAGAATTTGCTGATCGTAACTTCAGAGGGAAAACTATCAGATTATCTTACCATCATATTCTGCATTTGTTGTTTGATTCAAGTGAagaccaggagtagttcttggtGCTCTTGCTTTGgtagaaaaagaattttctgtgGATTCTTGAATCGCACCCGTTCTTCTTAGCTAATAAAAGAATGCAAATTTACTTTTAATGATAGCATTGGACATGTAAGGAGATCTGAAGGAAGATATTAAAAGTGCAAGTTTTAGTCATTTGGTTATTCCTTAGTCATTATGGTGATTCCTTTGGAATAACCTGATTATACAGATTACCTGTTTTCAAAAGATTTAATCAAACTCAtatttaataagttaaaaatgGGAGATCAAGACAAGAGACAGGTTGTTAAAACAGAGCAAGACCAAAAGGTGAGAATTTGCTTAGAAAATATTACCATACATTTATATGGCTagaattcattattattattatattcagTAATCCAgacagttttaattttataactctTCAGTTTAAATAGTATTGGTGCTCATGCCTACCACAAACAGCAACTAATTTGTCCTGCTTTCTTAACTTCTGATATGTAaacatatctgtcactgtcactgtcattgtcatcccgtttctcatcgatttgctcgagtgggcaccagtaacgtctccattgtgagacttgttgttactgtttttggcatatcgaatacgccacgggtagcttgccaggctctgccgtgtgggccagatactctcggtagcttgccgggctctccgagagggatggaggaatcaaacatgggtgcgagacaaacgccctacccgctgtgctatcgctccaaacatATCTGTAGAAGTAGCAAGTCGGCAGACTTACTTGCttactttcaaaatatttcatactTGATTGTCAGTTTAtcagttaatttttattgaagtgtGCTGGTtttagactggagagatagtccagtggctGGGGCACTTGCTTGACACtctgccagcccaggtttgatccccagtaccacataggggCGGGCCctcagtccctgccaggagtgaccacccagcacagagccaggaataagccctaagcgtTGCTGTTGtccctctcacacactcacatacacacaaaaaaaccccacaattttctttcttttttgggccacaaccggctatgcacaggggttactcctggctcatgcactcagaaattactcctgacggtgctcgggggaccatatgggatgctgggaatcgaacccggatttgctgtgtgcaaagcaaatgccctacctgctatcctatcgcTTTAGcccatttcttgttttttttataaaagcaaagCTTTGGGGGATTGggaagatagttcagcaggtagtgCACTTGTTTGCACgtgcagatccaggttcaatccccagcacctcctatgtTCCatagtactaccaggagtgattcttgagcacagagccaggagtaagccctgagcaccactgggtctggcccaaatGTAAACATAAAAGATTTCctaaaaacaaatcatttttatgtcttatgtaaaaattaagtgctctggtttttaatttatttgttgatGAGTTTTCTTATTAATGGGCTAAGGACAGTAGAATGTCAGATACATCACTAGCGTTAGCTTTTTGATGTCAGCACACATAGGACTCCCCAGGACCCGCCTCATGGACCTATAgtagtttatttgtttgggggttagtGTTCTCTGATAAGGAAATATGTGGTTTTAGGAGCACTTTTTAGAATTTTGGTTTCTTAATTTCAGTTTGAGGAAGTTAGAGCATCTAAACCTTCCTCCAGTTTAGAAATctggtgtttggggctggagcgatagcacactggttagggcatttgccttgcactcgggcgacccaggttcaattcccagcatcccatatggtcccctgagcaccactaggagtaattcctgagtgcacgagccaggagtaacccctgtgcatcaccaggtgtgaccccccccaaaaaaaagaaatctggtgtTGGGGCTCGGGAGATAGCTCGGGGGCAAGTGCACGTACTTGAGTGTACAAGGATGGGGCTTGATCCCGGCATCTCGGGCCTCCGGAGCACGTGTGGCCCTAGTGGCGCCTGAGCATCGTGGGGGTGGCCCTGGCGGTCCGCAGCGCCACTGTTGTTCTAGCACTTCTGCATCCCCATGCCCTAGACGTAAACCTTCCTCTGACCCACGTGGCTGAGCGTGACCCcgggttcctgagcactgctcggggtgAGCCTCCCTCGGAAATTCACTGTTTGATTTTCTGTGTGCGTGTAATTACACACAGTGCACACCACCAGTTCAGTAGTGCCTTCTGCGTCTGTGAGCAGGCTTATTTAACAGCACAAAGGGGATAGTCTAATAATTCATAAACATAATGTAATAAGGTTGGTCCTAGAGTATACTTTGCAAGAAATTATTTTGGATagttagccaaaaaaaaaaaaaattaaataccctACTATACTGAGTCATTAAATGTGGAAAAGTAACCTAAAGTTAtgtttaaaatactaaaacataatgatactgtatttctttttctttcttattttttggggggtcacacccggtgatgcacaggggttactcctggctctgcactcaggaattacccctggcggtgctcaggggaccaaatgggatgctgggaattgaacccgggtcggctgtgtgcaaggcaaatgccctacccgctgtgctgtcgctccagcctcaatatTGTATTTCTTCAGGAGAAACTGCTAATTCTCTGGTTTTAATTagtggcagtttttttttttgtagcttttcTTTTGGAATTTTTGGAATGGCTGTTTTATAGTATtactatattaatattttgaattaatactGCATATTGAAATGCTTATTTTTGAATATGTTTAGTTCTGAAAAGGCATTCCCCTTCCTGACTCTTTTATCCTATAGATTAATTATCAGACATTTGGTTTCTCCTGATATCCAGTATTACAGTTTCTGGTGttcacattaaatttttattgacttttgtGTCCTGAATATTTTCAACATATATTTTTTGGGCACTTTCTCATACCAGACAGTTCATTAAAGTTATATTCTACTGCAGGGACAGACAGCGAAATATTTGTTACATCAAGTCAGAGGTTAAGAACTAAGGAAAAAGGTAAGGGAAATGGTAAGAGGATTTAAGGCCGAAAAGAGGGAACTCAGAGCACTTGAATCTAACAAGTCTGTCACCGGTGGAGCCTGGG
Coding sequences within:
- the ANGPTL3 gene encoding LOW QUALITY PROTEIN: angiopoietin-related protein 3 (The sequence of the model RefSeq protein was modified relative to this genomic sequence to represent the inferred CDS: deleted 1 base in 1 codon) encodes the protein MYTIKVFLFIIPLVISSRIDQDYSTLDSASPEPNSRFAMLDDVKILANGLLQLGHGLKDFVHKTKGQINDIFQKLNIFDQSFYDLSLQTNEIKEEEKELRKTTSKLQIKNEEVKNMSLELNSKLENLLEEKILLQRKVKYLEEQLTHLIKEQPEIQEYPEVTSLKTFVEQQDNSIRDLLHTVEEQYRQLNQQHSQIKEIENQLRRTGAIQESTENSFSTKARAPRTTPGLHLNQTTNAEYDEIPVDCTTIYKRGKHISGIYSIRPRNSQAFHVYQHHALYLGSSWTLLKHLIDGSQNFSETWKNYQYGLGKLDGEFWLGLEKIYSIVKQSIYILQIQLEDWKDNKHLLEYSFHLGNHETNYRLNLAEITGNVPRALPEHNDLMFSTWDHRVKGYFSCTESYSGGWWWNYKFQENNLNGNYNKPKAKAKLEEKRRICWKTQNKTLHLIKSTKMLIHPKNRFNYSSFDLR